Below is a genomic region from Rosa chinensis cultivar Old Blush chromosome 5, RchiOBHm-V2, whole genome shotgun sequence.
agacaaaaaagCCTGCAATACACCGGCCTCCTCTTCAAAGTTTCAGAACAACGAAATTCACATTACCTAGCTATCGTTTTCCTTCCTCCATATGGGAATATTACAAGAACCATCTAAGGAAAATACAGTAGATTAGTCATATAGTTAttaaaatatttatattttcttgATCATCAGAACAAAGTAATGAGATACTAAGGCTTCAATGCAGCAACGTTGGTGGAGTGAACAAAAATTCTATATAGTCGGATCTATTGAAGAGTATGTACATGAAGAAATACCCTGAACActactttttttcttgttcaagGACCCTAAAGCTCATTGAAGCACCAATATGTCACATCTGTTGAACTCCATAGTCAAAAGGCATTAGCAGATTCACCTCGAGCATTTCCCTTGGCAGAAGTAACATTGATGTCACTGATAACTGGCTGGCGGATCACCTCATTGTTGTTGATGATTACGGCACCCTCTTGAAGTTTACACTTTTTAAGATGAGATTCAGTGATTGAAGAGTTTCAGTAACCCCATTCTCAACAGGCAGCTCTTCCTTGTTGCAACTTGATGTTGATGAGAACTTGAGCAATGGTTCTGAGTACACAACCATCGCACTGCCAACTGATTCTGAATCCTGACTACAATCTGAACCATTTATCATACAACCACGAACGCCGTCCAAGGTGGAAGGATTATCAGCACAGATTGTGCTTCCATTCTCACTTCCAATTTCCATTCTATCATTTtctaaaatgatacctgaagttTCGGCCACTACAACCATTTCTGATTCAACAGGCATAGATGCAGATGCAGAGGTCTTGTAATAAACAGTATTGTCAGGGGATCTTTTGGAAATAACAGTAGGCGCAGTATCGATATCATGGCTGTGGTTACCATTAGGATTGGTTGATGCGCAATGCTCCACAAAGACCACTCCGTCCACACTTCCAATTTCCATGCTCTCATTTTCTATGACACCTGAAGCTTGTGGTTCAACGGGCACAGATGAAGATGGGGAGGTATTATTATATACTGTAATGTCATTATGTACTTTTGAAACAATGGCGGGATTGACTTCATGGCTGTGGAGATCATTAGAATGGCGTACTGTGCATTGCTCCACAAACTCCATTGTTGAACAAGGGATGTGAAGGGAGAGTGGATCCGTACTCATCACATTTTTTTCACAATTTTCATCTAACATATCATCCTCATATTCACTTGAATTAGTGATAGGATCATCTGCAGAAAGCAAATCTTCAGTTTCTGCGCTAAACAAGGGCCTCTGTCTGCTTCGTGAGAGGACATGGCTGGACACAACTTCATCAACAGAATGTAACCCAGGTGGAGAAATACAGATGGATGATGGGTCAACATCCATCTTCCCATCTCAGACGAAGTGATTTCTTCTCCACAACCCTCATTATATAGGCCATTTCCACATGCAACCATACTACTCGTTTCAGTGCCCACAGCAACATGCTCATCCGCACAACTATTCTCATGAGATAATACTTCTTCACTTACTGGGCCCTCATTTACATAATTCTAGATCTTTATCAGCTAAGGCTGCCTGATCCATTGTGCCATTGCTGCTTTCAAAATTAGGTCCACTTAACTGGTTCTGTACAAAGACCGCAAAAGAAACAGCGTGATCACGAATTAAAGAATCATGAGTTGGGCAACGGAGCATATCAAGCAAGGCCTGGTGGAACTGCAATAAGCTGACAGATGGCACGTGATGACTTCTTTTCCTGCAGACACTAATAACCTTGAGTATCTTGAGTCTATGCTCACACAGGTTCCTTATTTGTGCCCAACTGCAGTTGCAAATACTGAATTGTGAACCAGGGTTCCAAATAATATAAGCCTTTTCTGGATCAAGCTGGTCTGTTACTTTTGCACATGTACCTCCAATGTACTTTCAAGGCTTGTGGAATCAACAAAAATTTCGACGACCGCTTCTTGTTCTCGCCCAGCCGCTTCTTTTGATTTGAGAAGTAAGTAGACTGGACAACTAAGAGGGAGACATTAGTGATTCCCCTCCAGGTCTGAACTCTCCCCGAAAATGCTCGTTCCTGTGTCGTTGGGGCTTACAATCTCCAAAGCTGTTTGCCAAGATGTTAAACCGCTCGCCAACTCATTTTTCCAGTATCgtgcagaaaaataaagaatccGGGAACACAAAAATAACTCCAGGTACACCTGTTTAAGGAAAAGTCAGTCTCAGGACTATCTTGACTTTTTGAAAAGAATCTCAGGATGATTGAAGGTAACATAAAGTGCTATGAAATTACCATTAAACTTCTCAGACTCTTCCTCAGTCATCAACACCTGAAAGCCTGTATACGTTGTTGTGCTACAAgcataaattttcttttttgcctCTTCCACACTGAATCACAAAGAAGATAACCAAATAACCTATATGGTTCAATATATTAAAGTAGAAAATGAAGCAATGAGGCATAAGTTGGTGATCTAAAATAATGTGCTTTAATGACTGAATGCATAGAACAAACAATGAATCATCCACAACCAAGCATTACATTACATTCGAAACTAAACCAGAAAAACAACCAATCAGCCAATTGACGTCAATCAACTTGCAATGATTAACACAGCACTCAAGCATTAATCATAAGTCCATGACAACATGGCAAGCCCAACAGAGAAATTCCAGAGACAGAACAAAATAACTAGTTACAGTACCACATGACCCAGTTCATTCTTAAGCAAAATGAATCATATAGCAGCAAGCTGCTAACTCACCCTAATTCTCTCCAACTAAAGCAAAGCTTTTGAGCTGATACATAATAAACAATTAAAGTTTCATAAACTAAAGAGTAAACAGATGCAAATGCCAGAAAGCTGGGTTATTTTATTCAGTCCCTAATCCTGTGTAACAAACGGACCCACAGTATGTTTAAGCTCCGGCCTGTATTTTCGATatctttctaaaaaaataaaatacaaaatacaaaatctGGCCAATGTATGTATTTACAAATCCAGTGTGCATTTTGTAGTCACTAGCAAGTTATATCTCTCTCATTCCGACTCCACACCTATACATACGTATTTCCAGTCCCCCTCTAACTATGTGTAGATGGGACTTTGTGTCCCAGGCGACTTCATTTGACTCGATCATCCTGTCAAAACTCATTTTTAACAAGACCATACTTGAAATACAATTTCATCGTATTCAAGCCTAATAACGGTGGTAGCTCTGGCTAAAACCAGTCACCATTTACAAGCAGTGATGAAATACTAGCACATGAACTAACACAAGGTTAATATTTTTGGCAGAAAGCTAGGCATAGTAGGCAAGGCAGAAGAAAATCCAAAGAAAGAAGATATGTATAAGCTGAAACTTTTGCTTTGCTTTGAATGGTGTTAGTTTTTTCATTTCCTCTATCATTCAATACGGTTAAACTGGTCGATGGCTCGGTTATTGGCCCCAGCTAACATTCAATTGGCTCTGTAATACAGCATCTAACAGCAATAACATTACCAACCAACCCAATTTTGCACTACAAGAAGTACAAACATGTAGAGAGAGAGGTGACCTGATATTCAAGCCTCTGGCACAGGTTTCCTCATAAGTTCTGACCATCTCTTCGGGAGAAGGCTTGTTATCTCTGGGGAAGTCCATGACGATGAGCCAGTGGTTGTAATCGCAGCCTTCGAAGAGTATGGTGTCGGGGCCAATCTCGTCATTTTGGTTGTTGCTACCGTAAGGCGGCCGTGCAGAAGAGAAGGAGGACGACCTGAACGATCGAGATTGGAAGCGGAATTGGAGAGATTGAACaacggcggaggaggaggaagggGAAGGGGAAGAGGAGCGTGGGACAGAGGAGAGTGCGGAGGTGGACGATAGAGAGCGGTGGAGATTTGCGACGAGGCTGCTGCTTAGGCTTCGCCGGAGGCGGAGAAGGTTCTGCGCCATACCTGATTTCTGGTGCAGAGGgacagagcgagagagagagagagagagagagactttgcTAGGGTTTTACAGTGTTTTGTGTTTGGGGGGACTATCTGTCGGGGTTTAATTGGAAACTCATGTCATTCTATAAATATtctcaagaaaaagaaaagaaaaaaaaaggtttttgtctatttacaccatttttagagatttttttcccacttacctcactaagtttttttaattccctcttacccaaaacactctaaggaggtcttccctaatatcccattaagatttttattattatttttttattttttttttaataccattttaccctcacttttgttacttagagacagagagagagagaacggaagagagagagagaccataggggacttcgccggagtccggtcaccggcagcc
It encodes:
- the LOC112168448 gene encoding multiple organellar RNA editing factor 1, mitochondrial, producing the protein MAQNLLRLRRSLSSSLVANLHRSLSSTSALSSVPRSSSPSPSSSSAVVQSLQFRFQSRSFRSSSFSSARPPYGSNNQNDEIGPDTILFEGCDYNHWLIVMDFPRDNKPSPEEMVRTYEETCARGLNISVEEAKKKIYACSTTTYTGFQVLMTEEESEKFNGVPGVIFVFPDSLFFCTILEK